From the genome of Thermostichus vulcanus str. 'Rupite':
TGGGTGGGGTCAGTCGAATCGCCCGTAAGACCTGCTCCGAGTCCTCGATGCTGATGTAGCGGGAAACCGGGATCCCCAAGAAGCTAATCGATTCCTGGCGGTGAATCAGCAAAATCACCCGGCTGCCCCGTTTTTGCTCCAGTTCCCGAATCGCCATCAAACGACGGAACTCCTGCACACGGCGATCCAACAGCGGTTGCAGAGAGCTGAAGATCAAGAAAATCCAAAATAGGCTGCCCCAATCCACCTTCACACCTCAAACGGGATCCCTTTGCCTCCCTCCAGCATAGGGGATGGGACTCCCGGATTTTGGGTCGAGATTGGGTTAATCCACCCGTACCAAACGAATTTCCGTGTGCTGATTGCGGGCATCAGCCGGATTCACGATACCTAGCATTTAACATCTAGCAAGGATTCCTCAAGGCTAGGATCAAGAGCCCACTTCCAGTACCGCAAAAAGTTGATCCAAAGCTCGCAGCAAATCGGCGGGGGGGGTCTGGTCAATCCAAGCCTGAATATAAGCTTGCTGTTCGGCCAAGTTTTCGATGCGGCCCAATTTTTGCATGGCCAGGTAGCGGGTTTCTGCCTGCCCGCGATTGGTTTGTAAATCCAGCCGTTGCTCAGGGGTGAGGACAGACTCCATTGCCAACAGATGATCTGCCACCATCATGAACAGCAGCGGCCCCGCCAGCTCCAGCTGAGGCTCAGGCTCCGCCTCAGACTCTACCGCCCAGAGATCCTGTCCCAGTTGCACGAGCTCTTCTGGCGAAGCGGGTTGTAGCGCGATTTCGGTGGCGGTTCGCAGCGGCTCTAGGTCGATGGCATAGTGGCTGGCTAGCTCCGCGAGGGTC
Proteins encoded in this window:
- a CDS encoding SDH family Clp fold serine proteinase — its product is MDWGSLFWIFLIFSSLQPLLDRRVQEFRRLMAIRELEQKRGSRVILLIHRQESISFLGIPVSRYISIEDSEQVLRAIRLTPP